From Methylophaga thalassica:
TGAGCACCACCCACAGCAAAGATACGATCGACGCCTGCAACAGCTGCCGCTGCCAGTACCAACTCGTTGACTTCACCATTCGGTGTCGGTACCACCATAATTAGCTCTTGTACCCCAGCCACTTTTGCCGGAATCGCATTCATTAATACAGAGGATGGATAAGCGGCTTTACCGCCAGGTACATAGAGTCCAGCCCGGTCTAACGGTGTCACCTGTTGTCCAAGCAAAGTACCGTCTTCTTCCGTATAGCTCCACGAACTCTGTTTTTGATGGTCATGATATTGACGCACACGCTGTGCTGCTGCTTCAAGCGCTTGCCTTTGTTCTGCCGGAATATTTTCTAATGCTGCTTTTGCTCGCTCCAGAGAAATCTCAAGATCAGACATTTTTTCAGCAGTGACATGATCAAAACGACGGCTATACTCAAGCACGGCTTCATCACCACGTGATTTCACCTCTGCAAGTATTTCCTTAACAATGTCTGTTACTTTGTCATCTGATACACCTTCCCAGGCAAGAATTTTTTCAAGGGAAGACCAGAAATCAGCTTGTGATGCACTGAGCTGTTTTAATTCAATCATTGTTTTGTTCTCTAACCGCGTCTCTAATGTGTTCAATAAAAGATTGCATTCGTTTATGTTTCATTTTCATCGATGCTTTATTGACCACTAATCTAGAACTTATATCCGCAATATGTTCCATCGGAATCAAACCGTTAGCACGTAAGGTGTTACCGGTATCGACTACGTCAACGATTCGGTCTGCCAGACCAACCAACGGAGCCAGCTCCATTGAACCATAGAGCTTGATAATTTCAACTTGCTCGCCTTTTTCAGCATAGAAACGGCGAGTACTCTCAACAAATTTGGTGGCTACACGCAATCTACCAGAGCTCGGATCAACATCGGGCTTACCCGCTGTCATTAATTTACAGCGCGCGATTTTCAAATCAACAGGTTCATATAGTTCAGCGTGCGGATGTTCCATCAAAACATCTTTACCCGCCACTCCAATATCAGCACCGCCGTATTCAACATAGGTAGGCACATCAGAAGCCCTGACAATAATCAATTTTACATCAGGCAGGTTGGTATCAAGAATCAGTTTACGGCTGGTTTCAGGATCATCAACGGGCACAATTCCTGCTGCTGCAAGTAAAGGTAAGGTTTCTTTGAAAATGCGTCCTTTTGATAAAGCAAGCGTCAACGTATCAGACATTATCTGACCTCGCAGAGCTCGGAATACGACGAATCTTCGCGCCTAACTGCTGCAACTTCTCTTCAATACATTCGTAGCCACGATCGATGTGGTAAATACGCTCTACTACCGTTTCACCCTCGGCAACCAAAGCAGCAAGAACCAGACAGGCAGATGCACGTAAATCAGTTGCCATTACTGGCGCAGCTGTCAGGTAATCACGCCCCTTACAGACAACAGTGTTACCTTCGATTTGTAAGTTTGCCCCCATTCGTTGCATTTCTTGCACATGCATAAAGCGGTTTTCAAAAACCGTTTCAACAATAGTGGCCTGGCCTTCAGCAATACTATTCAACGCAGTGAACTGAGCCTGCATATCCGTAGGGAAAGCTGGATATGGTGCTGTTCTAATATTCACAGCTTTAGGTCTGTTGCCATGCATGTCGAGAGAAATCCAGTCATCACCGACACTGATGGATGCCCCAGCCTCTTCAAGCTTTAACAAAACAGACTCTAATTGATTGGCATCAGTATCTTTTAACTTGACACGTCCACGGGTCAATGCGGCTGCAACGAGATAAGTACCTGTTTCAATGCGGTCTGGTAATATCTGATATTTGGTACCTGATAATGACTTAACACCCTCAATCACAAGTGTGGCGGTTCCGATGCCAGATATTTTTGCCCCCATTTGATTCAGATAATTGGCTAGATCGACGACTTCCGGCTCTCTCGCTGCATTTTCAATGGTGGTAGTACCTTGCGCTAAAGTGGCCGCCATCATCAAATTCTCAGTACCGGTAACGGTAACCTGATCCATGAAAATATGCGCCCCTTTCAACCCCTTACCACTTGTGGCACGGATATAACCATTTTCAACACGTATGTCTGCACCCATTTGCTGTAAGCCACGCAGATGTAGATCGACCGGACGTGAACCAATAGCGCAGCCACCAGGAAGTGATACGTCTGCTTTGCCATATTTTGCTAATAACGGCCCAAGCACCAGAATAGAAGCTCGCATGGTTTTGACAAGATCATAGGCCGCTTCGGTGTCAGTCAAGGTAGTTGGGTCAATAACAACACCAGACCGTTCATCAACGGTAAGTGTGACCCCCATGCGACCGAGTAACTCAAGTGTAGTGGTAATATCATGCAAATGTGGCACATTACCGATACGCACAGCAGAGTCAGCCAGTAATGCCCCCATTAAAATGGGTAATGCAGCATTCTTAGCACCTGATATACGTATTTCACCGTCTAGTGCTACACCGCCACTAATAATCAATTTGTCCATAACAGTCTTTGTATTGTCTACTGCTAGGCCGCAGAAGTTTTTAATGATAGAGCGTGAATTTCACCACTGGTAAATTTATCTCCCAGCGTTTCTTTCACCATTTTATGTTGTTGTACTAAAGTTTTACCTGCAAAAGATGGACTGACGACGCGAGCATCAAAGTGCTGTCCATCATCACCAAATACCTGTACTTCGGCATCAGGTAATCCGGCTTCAATCATTTGTTTAATATCAGATGCTTTCATGAGTTTATAGCTTTCAAATTTATTTTAGTGGCAGCAATTCATCTAAGCCAGATGCTTTAGCAATAGCGTCCATCTGTTCAGGTAAATGCTTGAATGCGATTGATTTCTTGGCTTTTTTAGCTGCTCTCATCCAATCTACTAGTAAAGCCAAACCTGCGCTGTCAGCCTGAGTGACATGTTGTAAATCAATTTCAATGTCGTTTACCGCATCGAAGACACCTTTTGATTCTATTAAAGCAATCTTTGCTGACTCAAGTGTCATCTCTCCGGTCACTACAAAACGCTTAGAGTGCTCTTCGTATTTGATAGCAAACAATTCGCTCATGATTTTAATTTTGCATTACGGTCAGCTAAATCACTGATCAGATTATCAACACCTTTGTTACGAATCTGTGTAGCAAAGCTTGAGCGGTAATTTGTGACTAAACTTACGCCATCAATTTTCACGTCATAAACTTTCCATGCATTGTCATCATTTTCATACAACGCCAATGACATAGGAATCGGAGGACCTGCTGGTTGAACGACTTCCATAGGCACAGTCACCCGTTTTCTGGAGACATCATCACGGAAAGGTAACAAGCGGATTTCTTCATTTGTATATTCAAGCATAGCGGTTGAATAGGTTCTGATAAGTAGCAGTCGGAACTCTTCAACGAATTTAACTCGTTGTTCATTATCTAGCTGGCGCCAGTTTTTACCCAAAGCCAGTTTGGACATTTTTTCAAAATCAAAATACGGCATAAGAATTTGTTCGACTAACGAGTAAATCTTATCCGGGTTCTGGTTTAGCTCAGCTTTATTATCTTTCAGTGCTTTTAACATTTCATCGGATGCATTTTTAACCAATGCTTGAGGCACAGGCATACTATCCGCCGAAACCGTTAAACTTGTTGCAAGAAAAAAGCCTGCCATCAGAGACAAAATATATTTGCTTATCATTTTCGTGTTCATTTATTCGTTGCCTTCAGCTTTACTGTATAAAAACTGGCCGATAACTTGTTCAAGAACCAGTGCTGGTTGAGTAAGTGTTATGACATCGCCATTTTTTAAAGATTCATCTTCAGCACCAGCAACCAGACCAATGTATTGCTCACCTAATAATCCAGCAGTGTAGATACTGGCTGATGTATCGAGCGGAATATTATCAAACTGGGGATAAATATTAAGTGTGACTTTGGCATCAAATGTCTTTGGATCAAGACTGATATCAGCAACACGTCCCACTCTCACTCCTGCCATCGTGACCGGTGAGCGAACTTTTAAACCACCAATATTTCCAAACTCAGCTGTTACCTGGTATCCCTTTTCTTCCGTTAAGTCACCGAGGTTGCTCACTTTCATTGCCAGCATAAATAACGCAGCAATACCCGCCGCGACAAACATTCCAACAGTAATTTCAGTACTCTTACTCTGCATCATTCTCTCTAATCTCCAAACATCAACGCAGTCAGTACAAAGTCCAGTCCCAAGATAGCAAAGGCTGAATGTACTACTGTACGAGTTGTCGCTCTACCAACACCTTCTGACGTTGGCACCGCATCATACCCTTCAAATAAGGCAATCCATGTAACAACAAGACCAAATACGACACTTTTGATCACGCCATTAAAAATATCTTCAAATAAGTCTGTTTTGGCCTGCATCTGAGACCAAAAAGCGCCATCGTCAACGCCGAGCAAGCCATGACCGACCAAAAAGCCCCCCAACACACCCACAGCACTAAAAATGGCAGCGAGTAAAGGCATCGAGATAATCCCAGCCAAGAAACGGGGAGCAATAATTCGCTTTATTGGGTCAACAGCCATCATTTCCATACCTGACAACTGCTCTGTACTTTTCATCAGGCCTATTTCGGCAGTGAGTGCAGAACCTGCACGACCAGCGAACAATAGAGCACTGACTACAGGTCCGAGCTCTCTTACCAGAGACAGAGAAACCATGACACCAAGTGACTCTTCTGCACCAAAATCGACAAGCGTATTATACCCTTGCAGTCCGAGTACCATACCGACAAATAAACCAGAAACCAGGATCAGCATCACCGAAAGAACACCGATCGAAAATAACTGTTGTATAACGAGCGAAAACCTCAAAAACAGACCAGGTATGCCTGCTAACATCGCCACTAATAATAGGTGGGCACGTCCAAGACGTTCGAATGAGCCGAGTCCCCATCGTCCAAGACTTCGAATATAGTTTATCATGCATTATCCTCAGGATTGAG
This genomic window contains:
- the murA gene encoding UDP-N-acetylglucosamine 1-carboxyvinyltransferase, with protein sequence MDKLIISGGVALDGEIRISGAKNAALPILMGALLADSAVRIGNVPHLHDITTTLELLGRMGVTLTVDERSGVVIDPTTLTDTEAAYDLVKTMRASILVLGPLLAKYGKADVSLPGGCAIGSRPVDLHLRGLQQMGADIRVENGYIRATSGKGLKGAHIFMDQVTVTGTENLMMAATLAQGTTTIENAAREPEVVDLANYLNQMGAKISGIGTATLVIEGVKSLSGTKYQILPDRIETGTYLVAAALTRGRVKLKDTDANQLESVLLKLEEAGASISVGDDWISLDMHGNRPKAVNIRTAPYPAFPTDMQAQFTALNSIAEGQATIVETVFENRFMHVQEMQRMGANLQIEGNTVVCKGRDYLTAAPVMATDLRASACLVLAALVAEGETVVERIYHIDRGYECIEEKLQQLGAKIRRIPSSARSDNV
- a CDS encoding MlaC/ttg2D family ABC transporter substrate-binding protein, with amino-acid sequence MNTKMISKYILSLMAGFFLATSLTVSADSMPVPQALVKNASDEMLKALKDNKAELNQNPDKIYSLVEQILMPYFDFEKMSKLALGKNWRQLDNEQRVKFVEEFRLLLIRTYSTAMLEYTNEEIRLLPFRDDVSRKRVTVPMEVVQPAGPPIPMSLALYENDDNAWKVYDVKIDGVSLVTNYRSSFATQIRNKGVDNLISDLADRNAKLKS
- the mlaE gene encoding lipid asymmetry maintenance ABC transporter permease subunit MlaE; translated protein: MINYIRSLGRWGLGSFERLGRAHLLLVAMLAGIPGLFLRFSLVIQQLFSIGVLSVMLILVSGLFVGMVLGLQGYNTLVDFGAEESLGVMVSLSLVRELGPVVSALLFAGRAGSALTAEIGLMKSTEQLSGMEMMAVDPIKRIIAPRFLAGIISMPLLAAIFSAVGVLGGFLVGHGLLGVDDGAFWSQMQAKTDLFEDIFNGVIKSVVFGLVVTWIALFEGYDAVPTSEGVGRATTRTVVHSAFAILGLDFVLTALMFGD
- a CDS encoding BolA family protein; translated protein: MKASDIKQMIEAGLPDAEVQVFGDDGQHFDARVVSPSFAGKTLVQQHKMVKETLGDKFTSGEIHALSLKTSAA
- a CDS encoding STAS domain-containing protein encodes the protein MSELFAIKYEEHSKRFVVTGEMTLESAKIALIESKGVFDAVNDIEIDLQHVTQADSAGLALLVDWMRAAKKAKKSIAFKHLPEQMDAIAKASGLDELLPLK
- the mlaD gene encoding outer membrane lipid asymmetry maintenance protein MlaD; this encodes MMQSKSTEITVGMFVAAGIAALFMLAMKVSNLGDLTEEKGYQVTAEFGNIGGLKVRSPVTMAGVRVGRVADISLDPKTFDAKVTLNIYPQFDNIPLDTSASIYTAGLLGEQYIGLVAGAEDESLKNGDVITLTQPALVLEQVIGQFLYSKAEGNE
- the hisG gene encoding ATP phosphoribosyltransferase, producing the protein MSDTLTLALSKGRIFKETLPLLAAAGIVPVDDPETSRKLILDTNLPDVKLIIVRASDVPTYVEYGGADIGVAGKDVLMEHPHAELYEPVDLKIARCKLMTAGKPDVDPSSGRLRVATKFVESTRRFYAEKGEQVEIIKLYGSMELAPLVGLADRIVDVVDTGNTLRANGLIPMEHIADISSRLVVNKASMKMKHKRMQSFIEHIRDAVREQNND